TGTAGATAAATCCTCCCCGCTGTTCAGCCGTTCAAGATAAAATCAAGTAATTAAGGAACATTGTCGTTCCGTGCGCGGCTTGGCACGCTCCATGCTTTCCTCAAGGCAACGGCCAGCCAGACGCGGCCGAAGGAGACGACCATGAACGCAGCCCTGCACCTGTACGAGGACCCGCATCTCGAGGAACGCTACGAGGCCATCGACGCCCTGCCCGTGCATCCCGCCCTGGTGATGCTCTCGGACGACGCCAAGGCCTCGGTGGGCGAGGCCTTCCGGGAGGTGGCCTTCACGCTCTGCTGCGATCCCTCGGAGCTGACCCGGGGAGCGCACGGCGAGATGCTCTGGCATCCGGCCGAGGACTGCCTCTCCCTCCGCCTCTCGGTCCCGGAGCTGGAAGCCGAGATGTACGTGGAGATTCCTTCCGGCCACTGGAGCTTCCGCACCGGCTCGCACGCGGAGCACTAGGCCGCACCAGAACCTGTCGCCAAACGCCATCGCCATAGCCTCCGACAAGGGGAGGCGCGCCGGGACGGGACGGTCCCGTCCCGGCCGCCTCGAGGTGGGTTTCCCGAGGAGGCGCATATGCGAAAAGGCCGCGCCGGAAATTTCCGGCGCGGCCTTTTCGCATGTCATCTCAAACTGTTCGTTTTTCTCTAGAAAAAGTGTATCATTTTTCGAGGCAGATTCGGCGACCGCATGCTCAGTCCTTGTATTCGGTCATCTCAGCCACGAAATGGCCGACCACGACCTTGGAGCGGACGAGCACGGGCAGGCGGCGGCTGTCCGCCGTGACCCATATCTGCAGCGCCGCCTCCGGGCTCTTGCGGAACACGCCGCCCAGGTCGCGGATGTCCGGCTCCACCAGGTAGCAGTCGTACTCCCCGGCGGGCACCTTGACCTTCTCGCGCCTGACCACCGTGGCCTCGCCCAGGACGAACTTCTTGCCGTCGGTCACGGCCTGGCGGATGACCATGCCGGGGTGGAACTCCTCGGGCCAGGCCCTGAAGGCGAAGAGCACGGAGAGCGGGTCCATGGTCCCGGGGAAGATGTGCACCGTGTTCTTGTGCTTGCCGGTCTCGTTGCTCCACAGCTCGGCCGTGCCCTTGTCCGCGTAGAGCCTGAGCTCGTAGTCGCGGACGTAGGAGCCCTCGTGCTGCTTCGTGAGGTAGAGGAGCGAGCCCTGCATGTCCATGTCCGTCCAGGACTCGTTCACGTCTCGCACCTTGTAGAAGACGTCGGCGAAGTCGTTGGTCCGCGCGGTCATGCGGAAGCCGCGCGCGGGCTTGCCGTTCACCGTGCCCGTGGGCAGGACCTCGATGGTCGCGCTGCCCACGTCGAAGGGCCCCCAGCGGACGTTGTAGTCGAAGCGCTCGCCCGGCTTGAACCAGTTGGCACGCTCGGCATCCAGGCCGCGCGAGGCGGAGGGCACGTAGACCTGGGCCGCGGGCGCGGCCGTGGCCACGAGAGGGGCGTCGGGAGGCAGGGGCCTGCCCGCGTCCGCCGCTCCCGGAAGGAGGAGCAGGAGCGCCGCCAGGGCGCACAGGAACAGGGGCAGGGAAGGGCGGGAGGAGAAAAGGCCTCTGCGCATATGCATGCGGACACGTTAGTCACCCCTGGCGCGCCGTCAATGACAAAATGGGACAAAACCCGCGGCCGGGACAGGTCCGGGGCGGGGGCTCCCCGCCTCCCCGCGTTGCACATTTCCCCTGAACGCTGTAAGGCCAAGGCACTTCGCAACGAACCCGAGGACAGAAAGAGCATGAGCACCGTCTATCTCGTGGGCGCGGGGCCCGGCGACCCCGGGCTGCTCACTTTGCGCGGCAGGGAACTGATCGAACAGGCCGACGTGCTGATCTACGACTACCTGGCCAACAAGGAGTTCCTCTCCTTCGCCCGGCCGGACTGCGAAATCATCTACGTGGGCAAGAAGGGCGGGGACCACACCCTGCCCCAGGACGACATCAACACCCTGCTCGTGGACAAGGCCCTGGAAGAGGAGGGCCGCATGATCGTGCGCCTCAAGGGCGGCGATCCCTACGTCTTCGGCCGCGGCGCCGAGGAGGCCGAGGAGCTGGTCGAGGCGGGCATCGCCTTCGAGGTCGTGCCCGGCGTGACCTCGGCCGTTGCCGCCCCGGCCTATGCGGGCATCCCGGTGACGCACCGCCGCTTCGCCTCCTCCGTGTCCTTCATCACCGGCCACGAGGACCCCACCAAGGAAGGCTCGGCCATCAACTGGGGCGCGCTCGCCGCCTCGGGCTCCACGCTCGTCTTCTTCATGGGCGTCAAGAACCTGCCGACCATCGCCGCCAAGCTCATGGAGCACGGCATGCGCCCGGACATGCCCTGCGCCCTGGTGCACTGGGGCACCACCTGCCGCCAGCGCTCCTTCGTCTCCACCCTGGACAGCGTGGCCGAGGAGGCCGTGGCGCTCGGCTTCAAGGCGCCGTCGCTGATCATCGTGGGCGAGGTCTGCTCGCTCAAGGAGACGCTCGACTGGCACGAGCTGAAGCCGCTGCTCGGCCTCGGCGTGGTCGTCACCCGCTCGCGAGAGCAGGCCTCGGAGCTGACATCGAAGCTCCGCGAGCTCGGCGCCTGCTGCCACGAATTTCCCACCATCGAGATCAGCCCTCTGCCGGACGACGCGCCGGTGCGCGAGGCAATCGCCAAGCTGCCCGGGTACGACTGGCTGGTCTTCACCTCGGTCAACGGGGTGGAGGGCTTCTGGGACGTGCTCGACGACATGGGGCTGGACGCCCGCGCCATCGGCCGCGCCAAGGTCGCGGCCATCGGCCCGGCCACCGCCACGGCGCTGTGCTCCCGCGGCGTGCGCCCGGACCTCGTGCCCGGCCAGTACGTGGCCGAGAGCGTGGTCGAGGCCATGCTGCGCGAGGGGATGAACGGCAAGAAGGTGCTCATCCCCCGCGCCATGGTCGCGCGCGAGGTCCTGCCCGACGAGCTCGCCAAGGCCGGGGCCGAGGTCACGGTCCTGCCGGTCTACGAGACGAAGCTCGCGGACGAGGACCCCTCCGACCTCCTCGCCGCGCTCGAGAAGGGCGAGATCCACTTCGTGACCTTCACGAGCTCCTCCACGGTGCAGAACTTCTTCACCCGCATCACGCCCGAGGTCTTCGCCCCGTACCGCGAGCAGGTGAAGCTCGTGTGCATCGGCCCGGTCACGGCCAAGACCCTCGAGAAGCTCGGCTTCACGCCCGACGTGGTGGCCGGGGAATACACCATCCCCGGCCTCGTGGAGGCCCTGGTGGCCTCGATCACCTAGGGACGGAGGACGACTCCATGTCCCTCGCGCTCGCCGTCCTCGTCTCCGGTTCCGGCTCCAACCTGCAGTCGATCATCGACAAGGTGGAGGCCGGGGCCCTGGACGCGGACATCCGCGTGGTCCTGTCCAACAAGCCGGACGCCTACGGCCTGACCCGGGCCCGCACCCACGGCATCCCGGCCGTCTGCCTGGACCACAAGCGGTTCGACGGCCGCGAGGCCTTCGACGCGGAGATGGTCCGCGTCATCCGGGAGCACGGCGCGGACGCGGTGGCCATGGCAGGCTTCATGCGCATGGTCACCCCGGTCTTTTTGGGCGCCTTCCCGGGCCGCGTGGTGAACATCCATCCCGCGCTCCTGCCGTCGTTCCCCGGCGTGCACGGCCAGGCCGACGCGGCCGCCTACGGCGTGCGCTTCTCCGGCTGCACCGTGCACTTCGTGGACGAGAAGATGGACCACGGGCCGGTGATCATCCAGGCCGTGGTCCCGGCCTATCCCGAGGACGACGGCGACACCCTCGGCGCCCGCATCCTGGCCATGGAGCACCGCATCTACCCCCAGGCCCTGCAGTGGCTGGCCGAAGGCCGCCTGCGCCACGCCGGCCGCAAGGTGGTCGTCGAGGGATGCGGCCCCTGCGTTGCCCTTACCGGCGCAGGTATGGTAAACCCTCCCCTGGAGCCAGGATTCTAGCGCGACCCGCGGGCTTCGCGGTGGAGCACCGCGCACGGGAACCCCGCTCCAGGGAGGTTTCCATGGCCGAGCCGACCAGTTCCCAGCCCTTGGGCCCCGAACCGTTCCGCTTCGTCCTCACGGACGAGGAAAAATCCTATCTCAAGGCCCTGGTCCGCCAGAGCATCAAGGACGGGTTCGCCGGAGGCGGCAGGCCCGGCAAGCCGCCCACCGAAAAGCTCACCTCGGAGCTCGGGGCCTTCGTGACGCTCAAGGAGAACGGCGGGCTGCGCGGCTGCATCGGCCACATCATCGGCGACAAGCCGGTCTACGAGACCGTCTACGAGATGGCGCAGCAGGCCGCGTTCCGCGATCCCCGCTTCCCCCCCGTGCAGCCCGGCGAGTTCGATTCCCTGGAGATCGAGGTCTCCATCCTCTCGCCCATCACGCCCTGCCCGGACCTGAGGCAAATCGCCCCGGGCCGCCACGGACTGCTCGTGCTCAGGCCCCCGCGCTCCGGGCTCCTCCTGCCGCAGGTGGCCTCGGAATACGGCTGGGACTGCGAGACCTTCCTCGCCCAGACCTGCCTCAAGGCGGGCCTGCCCCCGGACGCCTGGAAGGAGCCCGGCACGGACGTCTACTGGTTCGAGGCCGAGGTCTTCTAGACCGGCGGGCTTCCGCCGCACCCCGTGCCCTTTCCGGCCGTCGCACGGCGGTCGGAGTCAACTTCTTGCCTATTCTCCCCCGGGCGTTTACAGATCGATCGACAGCAACGCCCTTTCGGCGCAGGAAACGACCGCTGCGCCCAAGGCGCCTGCCGCGCCCGCAGCGCGAAAGGCGAAACCCCTTCCGCGCGCATGGAACGAAGCAGACTCAGACCGTTCTCCACGATCAAGAGCCGAATCCGGGCCTATTCGATCCTCCTCGTCGTCCTGCCGCTGCTCATCTCCTCCCTGGTCTTCCTCTTCTACCTGCGCAGCTTCCTGATCACGGAAAAGCAGCACGAGATGGCGGCCAACCTCGCGGTCCAGGCCGAGTACTTCGACAAATGGATGCGCGAGCGGCAGGCGGACGTGGTCTTCCTGGCCGGGCTGCCCGAGGTGCGGGACGGGGACCTTCGCGCCATCCAGGAGACCTTCAGCGATTATGTGGCGGCCCAGAAAGAGGGCTTCGGCGTGGTCTACGCCGGACCCAACGGCCGGACCGTGGTGGACACCAGCGCGCCTTCCGGCGTGGACCTCTCGGACAGGGCCTATTTCGCCGCCGCCCGCAGGGGCCTTCCCTACATCAGCGAGGTGCTCGTGGGACGCACCTCGGGCAAGGCCGTCATGATCTTCTCGGCCCCGGTGGTGGGCTCCCACGGGAATTTCCGCGGTGTGGTCTTCACCCCCGTGCGCATGGATGCGCTGAGCGGGATGCTCGAGCGCGTGCGCCTGGGCAGCCAGGGCCGCACCTTCCTGATCACCGAGGACGGCAGGCTTCTGAGCAGACTCGAACGAAGGGGACTCGAGAAATCCGAGTCCGGCCAGCTCCTGACGAGCCTGCGTACGCCTGCGCTGATCGCTGCGGCCCAGGGCGTGCAGCCCTCGGAGCCTTACGCGGACGCCATGGGCAAGCGTCTCGTCGGCGCCTGGGCCCGCCTTTCGCTCAAGCCCTGGCTGCTGGTGGCCGAGATCCCGGAAGGCGAGGTCGTGGGCGGCGCGCTCTCCGCCCTCGCCCTGACCCTGGGCGGCGCGTTCCTGACCATCCTCCTGATCACGCCGCTGCTCATCCGGCTGGCCAACTCCATTTCGCAGCCCGTGAGCCGCCTGGCGGAATTCTCCGAATCCATGCAGCGGGGCGACTACGACGCGACCTGCCAGCTGGACGCGACCAGCAACGCGCCCGTGGAGGTGCAGCGGCTCTACGGCTCCTTCTGCTCCCTGGGCGACACCGTGCGCTCGACCATCCGCACCCTCGAGGAGACCACGATCACGGACCAGCTGACAGGGGTGCACAACCGACGTTTCCTGATGCGCGAGGGCGAGCGCCTGATGGCCCTGGCCGTGCGCGGCGCACAGCCCCTGTGCGGCCTGATGCTCGACATCGACCACTTCAAGCGGATCAACGACCGGTACGGCCACCAGCCGGGCGACGCGGTGCTCGCGGCCGTGGCCCAGGCCGTCGCGTCCACGGTGCGCGCCTCGGACGTGCTGGCGCGCATCGGCGGGGAGGAGTTCTTCGTGCTGACGCCGGGAGCGGACGAGGCGCAGGCCGCCGGGCTCGCCGAGCGCATCCGCCAAGCCGTCGCGGCCCGGGTCGTGCGCGTGCGGGACGCCCAGATCCGCTGCACCGTGAGCATCGGGGTGGCCGAACTCGGCGGGGACATACCCTCCGGCCCCTCGACCATGGACGACCTCCTGGCCCGCGCCGACAAGGCGCTCTACGCGGCCAAGAGCGGCGGACGGAACCGCGTGGTGCCGCACTCCCTGCTCGCCGCGCGGGAGGCCGCGCCCGGGCGGCAGACTACGTAGCAGGCGCGACCGGCGCGCGGCGCAGGGCCGCCACGATCTCGCCGAGCACGCCGTCGGCCTGCGCGTTGCCCACCTGGCAGGTGCCCACCTGCCTGTGCCCGCCGCCGCCGAAGCGCAGCATCAGCCCGCCCACGTCCGTTCCGCAGGTGCGCCTGAGAATGGAATGGCCCACGCTGATGACCGTGTTCCGCCGCTGCCTGCCCCACATCACCTGCACGGACACGTCGCACTGCGGGAAGAGGGCGTAGGCCGCGAAGCGGTTGCCCGGATGGATGGGCTCCTGGGGCCTCAGGTCGATGAGCAGGACGTTGTCCAGAACCTCGGACCGCTGCCGGATCATCTCCTCGAACTCCCCCTCCATGGCCCGGTAGCGCTCCACGCGCTCGCGCACGTCCGGCAGGGCCAGGATCTCCTCGATGGACAGGGTGCGGCAGTGCTCGATGAGCGCCTGCATGAGCTGGTAGTTGGAGATGGCGAATTCCTTGTGGTAGCCGAGCCCGGTGCGCGGATCCATGATGAAGCCGAGCATGATCCAGCCTTCCGGGCGCATGATCTCCTCGGCGGAAAGCTCGCCCGCATCCACCTTGTCCACGTTGCGCAGCATCCCGTCGAAACGGTCGCCGAAGCGCGCCGCGCCGCCGAAGTACTCCCAGACCACCCGGGCGCAGCTCTTGGCCTCCCTGCTCGCGCCGCGAAAGGACAGCCCCTCGGGCAGACGCTCGGCCTCGCTCGAATGGTGGTCGAACCAGTAGCCGCAGCCGGGGATGTAGGGCAGGTTGGCCACCACGTCGTTCGGATCGCCCGCCACCAGGCCGTCCTGCACGTCCTTGGGATGGACGTAGAGCCAATTATCCGTCAGCCCGATCTCCCTGAGGAGCACGCCGCAGGCAAGCCCGTCGAAGTCCGCCCTGGTGACCAGACGCATGGCGCGCCCCCCTTCTCGTGCGGGACGCGGCGGAAACACCATGTCCACCGCCCGCGGCCCTTGCCGCCTGTCTATCCCAGCCGCACGGCCGCGGCAACCCGGGCCGGAAAATTGCCGCCAGCGCGGGCAGGGGAACGGAAAAGAGACGCGACCCGTTCAAAAAGACGACGCCGAAGCGGCAGCATCGCCGCCCCGGTGAGGAGGGCGCGCGAAAATGGTCAGCAAAAACGGCCCCCGGAATGGCTGGCACGCTCCTTGCCTCTCAGGGCCGAAACATGCCCGAGGTGTCCATGACCAGCTCCCTGTCCTCCCTGTCCCTCCTGTCCTGCGAAGAGCGGGAATTCCTGGCCCGCCACCTGGCGCGCCTGCTCAAGGACTCCGCCGCTCCCGCCGGGGACGCCCTCCCCGCGGCCATGCCGCCCCTGTTCGCGGATTATCTGCGGCTCTATCGGGCCGTGCTCGTCAACTGATCCTCGATCCCTGGACGTCCCTGCGGCCGGAGTTGGGGGTTTTCCCGGCTTTTCCGAAAGTATCCTGAAATCGGTTCCCGCGCGCGAATTTTCCGTGTATGAAAAAATAAACGTCCGCACGGTATCTCCTGCGGGCAGGCCGGTTTCGGGGAAACGAATGATGGAAAAGGACGAGCGTCGCAGCGCCGAGCGCTTCCCCCTCGACGCGAATTTCTGCATCCTCAGGCTCGACGGCGGCAGGACCCTGCTCTGCGAGGTAGGGAACGCCAGCGCCACGGGACTCATGCTGACCATCCTCCACGAGGGCCGGGCCGGAGAGGTCGCCCTCGGCGACACCCTGCAGCTCGTGGAATATCCCCGGAACATGGCGCCCATGATCGCCACCTCCTTCGGCGTGGTCGTCTGGATCAACCGCCAGACCCTGGGCCTGCGCTTCATCGAGGCCGAGGAGCCCCGGGACGTCCCGGAGGGCGCGCCGCTTCCCTGACTCCCCGATGCCTCCTGCCCGCGTCCGCGGCACCGAGCGCTCGGCTCCATCCGGCGGCCGGGGGAAGACAGGAAGCAAAAAAAAACGTACTACCCCGGTGGGGGCCCGTCCCGGCCCCGTAGCGGACCGCGACTTCGGAGGAGACTATGGCTGGGCTCTACGTCGGCGCCACCGCCGGATATTCCGGCAAGAACATGATCGCCCTGGGCATCGGGCTCTGGCTGCAGAAGCAGAACCTCAAGGTCGGGTACCTCAAGCCCGTCGGCGCCATGCCCGTGGAGAAGAACGGCAAGCTCGGCGACGAAGACGCCTTCTTCATGCAGCAGGTCCTCGGCCTGGACCAGGACCCCTCCCTCGTCACCCCCGTCCTGGTCACCCAGGACTTCAAGGTCAAGGCCTTCAGCGGCCAGTGCCACGACCTCATGGCCGACGTCCGCGACTCCTACGAGAAGCTCTCCGCAGGCAAGGACCTCACCCTGGTCGCCGGTTCCGGCAGCATGTACTCCGGCCGCTACTGCAACGTGGACGGCGTGTCCGTGGTCAAGAACCTGGGCATCAAGGCCATCGTCATCGACCGCTTCGAAAAAGAGCTCAAATACGACTACCTGGCCGTGATGCGCGAACAGCTCGGCGACCAGCTCCTGGGCGTGGTGCTCAACGACGTGCCCGCCACCTACATGGACGAGCTGCGCTCCATGCTCATCCCCTTCCTGGAAGGGGCCGGAGTCAAGGTCCTGGGCGTCATCCCCAGGGACCCCCTGCTCGGCGCCATCAAGGTCACCGACCTCGCCGAACGCCTCGGCGGCAAGATCATCTCCGCCCACGGCAAGGCGGATCGCGTGGTCGAGAACTTCCTCATCGGCACCATGCAGGTCGAAAACTTCCTCACCCACTTCAAGAAGCACCGCAACTCCGCCGTCATCGTCGGCGGCGACCGCTCCGACGTGCAGCTCGTGGCCCTGGAAGGCGACTGCCCCTGCCTCATCCTCACGGGCAACCTCTATCCCAACGAGATCATCC
This genomic window from Desulfovibrio sp. X2 contains:
- the purN gene encoding phosphoribosylglycinamide formyltransferase, translating into MSLALAVLVSGSGSNLQSIIDKVEAGALDADIRVVLSNKPDAYGLTRARTHGIPAVCLDHKRFDGREAFDAEMVRVIREHGADAVAMAGFMRMVTPVFLGAFPGRVVNIHPALLPSFPGVHGQADAAAYGVRFSGCTVHFVDEKMDHGPVIIQAVVPAYPEDDGDTLGARILAMEHRIYPQALQWLAEGRLRHAGRKVVVEGCGPCVALTGAGMVNPPLEPGF
- the cobA gene encoding uroporphyrinogen-III C-methyltransferase; the protein is MSTVYLVGAGPGDPGLLTLRGRELIEQADVLIYDYLANKEFLSFARPDCEIIYVGKKGGDHTLPQDDINTLLVDKALEEEGRMIVRLKGGDPYVFGRGAEEAEELVEAGIAFEVVPGVTSAVAAPAYAGIPVTHRRFASSVSFITGHEDPTKEGSAINWGALAASGSTLVFFMGVKNLPTIAAKLMEHGMRPDMPCALVHWGTTCRQRSFVSTLDSVAEEAVALGFKAPSLIIVGEVCSLKETLDWHELKPLLGLGVVVTRSREQASELTSKLRELGACCHEFPTIEISPLPDDAPVREAIAKLPGYDWLVFTSVNGVEGFWDVLDDMGLDARAIGRAKVAAIGPATATALCSRGVRPDLVPGQYVAESVVEAMLREGMNGKKVLIPRAMVAREVLPDELAKAGAEVTVLPVYETKLADEDPSDLLAALEKGEIHFVTFTSSSTVQNFFTRITPEVFAPYREQVKLVCIGPVTAKTLEKLGFTPDVVAGEYTIPGLVEALVASIT
- a CDS encoding PilZ domain-containing protein: MEKDERRSAERFPLDANFCILRLDGGRTLLCEVGNASATGLMLTILHEGRAGEVALGDTLQLVEYPRNMAPMIATSFGVVVWINRQTLGLRFIEAEEPRDVPEGAPLP
- a CDS encoding DUF3108 domain-containing protein, translating into MHMRRGLFSSRPSLPLFLCALAALLLLLPGAADAGRPLPPDAPLVATAAPAAQVYVPSASRGLDAERANWFKPGERFDYNVRWGPFDVGSATIEVLPTGTVNGKPARGFRMTARTNDFADVFYKVRDVNESWTDMDMQGSLLYLTKQHEGSYVRDYELRLYADKGTAELWSNETGKHKNTVHIFPGTMDPLSVLFAFRAWPEEFHPGMVIRQAVTDGKKFVLGEATVVRREKVKVPAGEYDCYLVEPDIRDLGGVFRKSPEAALQIWVTADSRRLPVLVRSKVVVGHFVAEMTEYKD
- a CDS encoding sensor domain-containing diguanylate cyclase; amino-acid sequence: MERSRLRPFSTIKSRIRAYSILLVVLPLLISSLVFLFYLRSFLITEKQHEMAANLAVQAEYFDKWMRERQADVVFLAGLPEVRDGDLRAIQETFSDYVAAQKEGFGVVYAGPNGRTVVDTSAPSGVDLSDRAYFAAARRGLPYISEVLVGRTSGKAVMIFSAPVVGSHGNFRGVVFTPVRMDALSGMLERVRLGSQGRTFLITEDGRLLSRLERRGLEKSESGQLLTSLRTPALIAAAQGVQPSEPYADAMGKRLVGAWARLSLKPWLLVAEIPEGEVVGGALSALALTLGGAFLTILLITPLLIRLANSISQPVSRLAEFSESMQRGDYDATCQLDATSNAPVEVQRLYGSFCSLGDTVRSTIRTLEETTITDQLTGVHNRRFLMREGERLMALAVRGAQPLCGLMLDIDHFKRINDRYGHQPGDAVLAAVAQAVASTVRASDVLARIGGEEFFVLTPGADEAQAAGLAERIRQAVAARVVRVRDAQIRCTVSIGVAELGGDIPSGPSTMDDLLARADKALYAAKSGGRNRVVPHSLLAAREAAPGRQTT
- a CDS encoding phosphotransacetylase family protein; protein product: MAGLYVGATAGYSGKNMIALGIGLWLQKQNLKVGYLKPVGAMPVEKNGKLGDEDAFFMQQVLGLDQDPSLVTPVLVTQDFKVKAFSGQCHDLMADVRDSYEKLSAGKDLTLVAGSGSMYSGRYCNVDGVSVVKNLGIKAIVIDRFEKELKYDYLAVMREQLGDQLLGVVLNDVPATYMDELRSMLIPFLEGAGVKVLGVIPRDPLLGAIKVTDLAERLGGKIISAHGKADRVVENFLIGTMQVENFLTHFKKHRNSAVIVGGDRSDVQLVALEGDCPCLILTGNLYPNEIILTRSEVLEIPIIIVREDTFSVAKKMETLLSRHKFRDAVKIKQGAEIVAANVDLAYIRQQLGV
- the amrA gene encoding AmmeMemoRadiSam system protein A codes for the protein MAEPTSSQPLGPEPFRFVLTDEEKSYLKALVRQSIKDGFAGGGRPGKPPTEKLTSELGAFVTLKENGGLRGCIGHIIGDKPVYETVYEMAQQAAFRDPRFPPVQPGEFDSLEIEVSILSPITPCPDLRQIAPGRHGLLVLRPPRSGLLLPQVASEYGWDCETFLAQTCLKAGLPPDAWKEPGTDVYWFEAEVF